The Stenotrophomonas sp. BIO128-Bstrain region TCGTCTGTCCGGGCCTTTTTCTGCCCGCGCAGGCCCTGCGGCCCCTGCCATGAGTAACTTGTCGGCCGATGCTCATCCTCGTAGAGTTGGCTCTCATTCATTTTTGGATAAGGAAGTCAGGGATGTCTCGATTGACCGTTATTGCATTGTTGTCCTGTCTGGCGATCTCCGCCCATGCCAAGCCGGCATCGGAGCCGGTGGTCGCGATCACTTCCGACGCGCCCGTCGCCGAGCAGCTGGCGAACGTCGAACGTGCGCTGCGCACCGAGGCCTACAGCGAAATGAGCGTGGAAGATAAAAGCCGCGTCCAGGGCGCTCTGAACCGTATCAGGGTCAAGATGGGCAGCAATGAGCGGGTCGAGCAGCTTTCGCCGCTTCTCCGCACGGATGTGTTCAACGATCAAGAATTGATCAACACGATGATGACCAACGCGAGGGAAGACAGCCGCATGATCTGCCGCAGCGAACGCCCCACGGGAAGCAACCGGCCGCAGCGGGTGTGCATGACGGTGGCACAGCGGCGCGAGGCTGCCGAGGATGCCCGCAAGATGATGCGGGATTTCACGCCATCCCAGTCCAATCAGCGCTGATTCTTGACGCTGCGCCAGCATTCGACGGTGTCTAATGTTAAGAATCGACGCTGTATGGTCAGCGTGAGGTCGCGCAGTCCCGTTCCCATCGCTGCCCTGCGGCTCCGTTCTTTCCGTTGAACCCCCACGAATCAGAGGTCCCAGTGCGAATTCTCGTCATCGAAGACAACAGCGACATTGCCGCCAACCTCGGCGATTACCTCGAAGACCGCGGTCACACCGTCGACTTCGCCGCCGATGGCGTCACCGGCCTGCACCTGGCGGTCGTCCATGAGTTCGACGCGATCGTGCTGGACCTCAACCTGCCCGGCATGGATGGGATCGAGGTCTGTCGCAAGCTCCGCAACGAGGCGCGCAAGCAGACCCCGGTGCTGATGCTGACAGCCCGCGATTCGCTGGACAACAAGCTGGCCGGCTTCGACTCCGGCGCCGACGACTACCTGATCAAGCCGTTCGCGCTGCAGGAAGTCGAGGTGCGTCTTAACGCCCTGTCGCGTCGCGGCAAGGGCGTGCAGACCCGCGTGCTGGAAACCGGCGATCTGGAATACAACCTGGACACGCTGGAAGTGCGCCGCCAGGGCAAGCTGCTGCAGCTCAACCCGACCGCGCTGAAGATCCTGCAGGCGCTGATGGAGGCCTCCCCGGCCGTCGTCACCCGCCAGGAACTGGAAACCCGCGTCTGGGGCGAAGAGCTGCCGGATTCGGATTCCCTGCGCGTGCACATCCACGGCCTGCGCGCCGTGGTCGACAAGCCCTTCGAAGTCCCGATGATCCAGACCCGCCATGGCATCGGATACCGCATCGCCGCGCCGGAAGCCTGATCCGGTGACGGGGAAGGGGGAGCGTCGCCGCGCGCCATACCGGCGGCGGCTGCGCAGCCGCATCATCGTCTCGTTCGTGCTGTTGGGCTTCTGCCTGACCACGCTGTTTGCGTTTGCCACCAACTGGGCGCGGGCCCGGGTGGAGAACCAGCTCGTCGAAGACGTGATGAACCGCAACATCGATGAGTTCGCGCGCCGGTTCTACGAGAGCCCGGGGCGCAATCCCGCCGTCCCCGTGCAGCAGATCCGTGCTTTCGCCTATCCCAGCGACAAGTTCGACCGCGTACGCGAAGAGCGTCCGGAGTGGGCGGCGTTTGCCACAGGCAACTACAAGCTCAGCGGCGTGGACGAGCACAACGAACCGTTCTCCTACAAGCTGGCCGTCCGCAAAGCGCCGGATGCATGGTTCTTCCTCGCCTA contains the following coding sequences:
- a CDS encoding response regulator transcription factor, which gives rise to MRILVIEDNSDIAANLGDYLEDRGHTVDFAADGVTGLHLAVVHEFDAIVLDLNLPGMDGIEVCRKLRNEARKQTPVLMLTARDSLDNKLAGFDSGADDYLIKPFALQEVEVRLNALSRRGKGVQTRVLETGDLEYNLDTLEVRRQGKLLQLNPTALKILQALMEASPAVVTRQELETRVWGEELPDSDSLRVHIHGLRAVVDKPFEVPMIQTRHGIGYRIAAPEA